The following are encoded in a window of Thermoanaerobacter ethanolicus JW 200 genomic DNA:
- a CDS encoding IS30 family transposase: MVHNNDTTKKRSFKHLSSYERGEIYALLKEGRSIRYIAKKLNRSPSTISREIKRGTTTQLRSDLSSYTSYFPETGQAIYEKNRSNCGAKFKVAKAEDFLKYAENKILNEKWSPDAVVGYCKKDPSWNNKTIVCTKTLYNYIDRGLLEVKNIDLPLKLRLKPRKKQNRKNKRIMGKSIDFRPKEVESREVFGHWEIDTLIGKKSNDKVLLTLIERKTRHEIIFLLDAKDNKSVKDALSKLKDMFGDNLSKVFKTITSDNGTEFSDLESALLEYGVEVYYTHPYSSWERATNERHNGLIRRFIPKGKSIKDLSIDTIKRVENWLNNLPRKLLNYKTPKEYFYEELAKIC; encoded by the coding sequence ATGGTTCATAATAATGATACCACAAAAAAGCGTTCTTTTAAACACTTAAGTAGCTATGAACGAGGAGAGATCTATGCATTACTCAAAGAAGGAAGAAGTATTCGGTATATTGCTAAAAAACTTAATCGATCTCCAAGCACTATAAGCCGTGAAATTAAACGTGGAACTACTACACAACTTAGAAGTGATTTATCTTCTTATACAAGCTATTTTCCTGAAACCGGTCAAGCTATCTACGAAAAAAATCGTTCAAATTGCGGAGCTAAATTTAAAGTAGCTAAAGCAGAAGATTTCTTGAAATATGCTGAAAATAAAATATTAAATGAAAAATGGTCACCAGATGCAGTTGTAGGCTATTGTAAAAAAGACCCAAGCTGGAATAATAAAACTATTGTTTGTACTAAAACACTGTACAACTATATAGATAGAGGATTATTAGAAGTTAAAAACATTGATTTACCTTTAAAACTACGTTTAAAACCAAGGAAGAAACAAAATCGTAAAAATAAACGTATTATGGGTAAAAGTATTGATTTTAGGCCTAAAGAAGTTGAAAGCCGTGAAGTTTTTGGGCATTGGGAAATAGATACGTTAATTGGCAAGAAATCTAATGACAAGGTCCTTTTAACATTAATAGAGCGTAAGACTCGCCATGAAATAATATTCTTATTAGATGCAAAAGACAATAAATCTGTTAAAGATGCACTATCAAAATTAAAAGATATGTTTGGTGACAATTTAAGCAAGGTCTTTAAAACAATAACATCTGATAATGGTACAGAGTTTAGTGATTTAGAAAGTGCTCTTTTAGAATATGGCGTAGAAGTATATTATACACATCCATATTCATCTTGGGAAAGAGCTACAAATGAACGACATAACGGTCTTATACGACGTTTCATCCCTAAAGGTAAAAGTATTAAAGATTTATCTATAGATACGATAAAGAGAGTAGAAAACTGGCTTAATAACCTTCCACGAAAATTGTTAAATTACAAAACGCCTAAGGAATACTTTTATGAAGAGCTGGCAAAAATCTGTTAA
- the infC gene encoding translation initiation factor IF-3, whose product MRFYFFIIFRRCVFINKELQVNEEIRDKEVRLIDQDGKQIGIMSAKEAYKIAQERHLDLVKIAPQANPPVCKLMDFGKYRYELSKREKEAKKKQKIINVKEIRMSPTIEDHDFGVKLKSAIKFLKEGNKVKVTIRFRGREAAHTSLAEDLLKRFANELSEYGVIEKAPNIEGRNLMMVLTPKS is encoded by the coding sequence ATCCGCTTTTATTTTTTCATAATTTTTAGGAGGTGCGTATTTATTAACAAAGAGCTGCAGGTCAATGAGGAAATAAGGGACAAAGAGGTAAGGCTGATTGACCAAGACGGTAAGCAAATAGGTATAATGTCGGCAAAGGAAGCTTATAAAATTGCTCAAGAGCGACATCTTGATTTGGTTAAGATTGCCCCTCAAGCCAATCCGCCCGTGTGCAAATTGATGGATTTTGGTAAGTATAGGTATGAACTTAGTAAAAGAGAAAAAGAGGCAAAGAAAAAGCAAAAGATTATAAATGTAAAAGAAATAAGGATGTCCCCGACTATTGAAGACCATGACTTTGGTGTAAAGTTAAAAAGTGCTATTAAGTTTTTAAAAGAAGGTAATAAAGTAAAAGTTACTATAAGATTTAGAGGAAGGGAAGCAGCTCACACTTCGTTGGCAGAAGACCTTTTAAAAAGGTTTGCAAATGAGCTCAGTGAGTATGGCGTTATAGAAAAAGCTCCTAATATTGAGGGGCGAAATTTAATGATGGTATTAACACCAAAAAGTTAG